A window from uncultured Desulfobacter sp. encodes these proteins:
- a CDS encoding metallophosphoesterase family protein, with amino-acid sequence MIVAGKIKNLLGMLMLVLFILSIGSMAQAKGKRLLRFNDDKSFKIVQFTDTQDDEEIDPRTVQLIEAVLDAEKPDLVVFTGDNIAGGCETAEDVKTAINNFAQPVNDREIPWLITFGNHDEDSTDATGVDKADQLKIYMSYEYNINKVGPKDVDGTGNMFTFILSSKKYLPVFTIWALDSGKYAPDEIAGQSLDEYPGWDWIKNNQIAWYVNASKAIERKLHGTVPGFMFFHIPLWEFDTMWNMKDTVDHEIVGEKNESVCPGPFNSGLFAALLERGDVKGVFVGHDHVNSYIGNYYGIYLGYAGNTGFGTYGLSGDERDRLRGARVFELNEDDPENFTTRMVFATDYGIQ; translated from the coding sequence ATGATAGTTGCCGGTAAAATAAAGAACTTGCTGGGAATGCTTATGCTGGTTTTATTTATTCTCAGTATCGGCTCCATGGCCCAGGCCAAGGGGAAGCGGTTGTTAAGATTTAATGACGACAAAAGTTTTAAAATTGTTCAGTTTACGGACACCCAGGACGACGAAGAGATTGACCCCCGGACGGTCCAGCTTATCGAGGCCGTATTGGATGCCGAAAAACCGGACCTGGTTGTCTTCACCGGTGATAATATCGCCGGTGGCTGTGAGACGGCTGAAGATGTTAAAACCGCCATTAATAACTTTGCCCAGCCTGTTAATGACCGGGAAATTCCTTGGCTGATCACATTCGGTAACCATGATGAAGATTCTACCGATGCCACCGGAGTTGATAAAGCGGACCAGCTCAAAATTTACATGTCATACGAGTACAATATTAATAAAGTCGGGCCAAAAGATGTGGACGGAACCGGCAACATGTTTACGTTCATATTGAGCTCAAAAAAATATTTACCTGTTTTCACCATCTGGGCCCTTGATTCCGGTAAATATGCACCGGATGAAATAGCCGGTCAGTCTTTGGACGAATATCCCGGATGGGACTGGATTAAAAATAACCAGATTGCATGGTACGTGAATGCCTCCAAGGCAATTGAAAGAAAACTGCACGGTACGGTTCCTGGGTTCATGTTTTTCCATATCCCCCTCTGGGAGTTTGACACCATGTGGAATATGAAAGACACCGTTGACCACGAGATTGTTGGTGAAAAAAATGAGAGTGTCTGTCCGGGGCCGTTTAACAGCGGGCTCTTTGCTGCGTTACTTGAACGCGGAGATGTAAAAGGTGTGTTCGTTGGTCACGATCATGTAAACTCCTATATTGGAAACTATTACGGCATCTATCTCGGCTATGCCGGCAACACCGGATTCGGCACCTACGGACTCAGTGGGGATGAGCGGGACAGGCTTCGGGGTGCCCGTGTATTTGAGCTCAACGAAGATGATCCGGAAAATTTTACTACCCGTATGGTATTTGCCACAGATTACGGCATTCAATAG
- a CDS encoding helix-turn-helix transcriptional regulator produces MDEMLTTRQVAKYLNVNEKMIYALIAEKGLPASKVTGKWLFPLDLVRQWVENGTQNFPEQAKLPPYHGLVLICGADDPLLETLVNTFNLKHSEHMALSGQADSLGGLKALRNNLCHIAGYRSADESCDTGAPIMDKEIAQTLAVVNLCQREQGLIVQKNNPLGISSVKDLSQAGVTMVNRRLGTGARQLLDRELKQLGIAGESINGYENCVSRHMDAGLAILNGRAQAAPGIRSVANLLGLDFISLCWERFDLLVNKDSFFDQGIQLFLAMLKGKVIQRTVDELGGYDLSMTGKMVYPEIGTDDT; encoded by the coding sequence ATGGACGAAATGCTGACCACGCGCCAGGTGGCAAAATATCTTAATGTAAACGAGAAAATGATCTACGCCCTGATTGCTGAAAAGGGTCTGCCGGCCTCTAAGGTAACAGGCAAATGGCTGTTCCCCCTTGACCTTGTGCGTCAGTGGGTTGAGAACGGGACCCAGAATTTTCCCGAACAGGCAAAGCTGCCGCCCTATCACGGACTGGTGCTTATCTGCGGGGCCGATGATCCGCTGCTTGAGACCCTGGTCAATACATTTAACTTGAAACACAGTGAACACATGGCCTTGTCCGGACAGGCCGACAGTCTGGGCGGGCTCAAGGCCCTGAGAAATAATTTATGCCACATTGCCGGTTACCGGTCGGCGGATGAAAGCTGCGATACCGGCGCGCCGATCATGGATAAAGAGATCGCCCAAACTCTGGCGGTGGTCAATCTGTGCCAGCGGGAGCAGGGTCTGATTGTTCAAAAGAACAATCCCCTGGGGATTTCATCGGTAAAAGATCTCTCTCAAGCGGGGGTGACCATGGTCAATCGCCGTCTGGGCACCGGGGCGCGTCAGCTTCTAGACCGGGAATTAAAACAGCTGGGGATTGCTGGTGAATCCATTAACGGGTATGAGAACTGTGTCTCCCGGCATATGGATGCGGGCCTGGCCATACTCAATGGCCGCGCCCAAGCCGCCCCGGGCATCAGATCCGTGGCCAATCTTTTGGGATTGGATTTCATTTCCCTGTGCTGGGAGCGGTTTGACCTTCTTGTAAATAAAGACAGCTTTTTTGACCAGGGCATTCAATTGTTTCTGGCCATGCTCAAAGGCAAGGTGATCCAAAGAACAGTCGATGAACTGGGCGGATACGACCTCTCCATGACTGGAAAAATGGTCTATCCTGAAATCGGCACTGATGATACGTAA
- a CDS encoding shikimate kinase: protein MKSQHPSIALIGMPAVGKSTVGVLLAKQLGYGFLDTDIVIQTKENMSLARIIEKKGLGGFLDIEAGHLLNIDGHRQVISTGGSVIYREQAMRHLRDIAVVVYLHADLPTLLTRLSDIQARGVAIDPSSSIESLYEERAPLYDKFCDIKIECRQNQPGQVAADISTALADYV, encoded by the coding sequence TTGAAATCTCAACACCCCAGCATCGCATTGATAGGTATGCCGGCTGTTGGTAAAAGCACCGTAGGCGTGCTTTTGGCAAAGCAGCTAGGATACGGTTTTCTGGATACGGATATTGTGATCCAGACAAAGGAAAATATGAGTCTTGCCCGGATCATTGAGAAAAAGGGGCTTGGGGGATTTCTGGATATCGAGGCCGGGCATCTGCTCAACATAGACGGCCACCGTCAGGTCATTTCCACCGGCGGTTCCGTCATCTACCGGGAACAGGCCATGCGTCATTTAAGAGATATTGCCGTGGTCGTTTATCTGCATGCAGACCTGCCCACCCTGTTGACCCGGTTGTCCGATATTCAAGCCCGGGGCGTTGCCATTGACCCGAGCAGCAGCATTGAATCGCTTTACGAAGAAAGAGCGCCTTTGTACGATAAATTCTGCGATATCAAAATTGAGTGCCGTCAAAATCAGCCCGGGCAGGTGGCTGCAGACATTTCAACGGCCCTGGCAGATTATGTATAG
- a CDS encoding septal ring lytic transglycosylase RlpA family protein: MKFCLNYTTRTLMPGLIFCLAIAVAGCAAGSYRSGHSRPADKGYGNTEATQRPYRIEGKHYYPMASANGYEEKGRASWYGRKFHGRKTSNGETYNMYAMTAAHKTLPMNTWVRVENLDNGQETKVRINDRGPFVAGRIIDLSFTAAQQIGIVGPGTARVKVTALGKATAYSKEDHTPVDFTPVDYWKGNFTVQVGAFKVRSNADRYRIKLSQDYLNAHIVPYTDDRGQFYRVRIGKFTNLNDAVTFSERLMTTEGFQHAFAVAE; encoded by the coding sequence ATGAAATTTTGTTTGAATTATACAACCCGGACATTGATGCCGGGTCTGATTTTCTGCCTTGCCATTGCCGTTGCCGGATGCGCTGCCGGCAGTTATCGTTCCGGCCACAGCCGACCTGCGGATAAAGGATACGGCAACACCGAAGCCACTCAGCGCCCCTATCGCATTGAAGGAAAACATTACTATCCCATGGCGTCGGCCAACGGATATGAGGAAAAAGGGCGCGCCTCCTGGTACGGCAGAAAGTTCCACGGCCGCAAAACATCAAACGGTGAAACCTACAACATGTATGCCATGACCGCAGCCCACAAAACCCTGCCCATGAACACATGGGTAAGGGTCGAAAACCTGGACAACGGACAAGAAACCAAGGTGCGCATCAATGACCGGGGGCCGTTTGTGGCCGGCAGAATCATAGATCTGTCATTTACGGCAGCCCAGCAAATTGGCATTGTGGGCCCCGGCACGGCCCGGGTGAAAGTAACGGCCCTTGGAAAGGCAACAGCCTATTCAAAGGAAGACCACACCCCGGTGGACTTTACACCCGTGGATTACTGGAAAGGCAATTTTACGGTGCAGGTGGGGGCATTCAAGGTTAGAAGCAATGCGGACCGATACCGGATTAAGTTGTCACAGGACTATCTTAACGCCCATATCGTTCCCTATACCGATGACCGGGGACAATTTTACCGGGTAAGAATCGGTAAATTCACCAATCTCAATGATGCCGTGACATTCAGCGAAAGACTAATGACCACAGAAGGATTCCAACACGCCTTTGCCGTAGCCGAATAG
- a CDS encoding YdgA family protein, translating to MKKLLIVLICLVVVCAAGLPIANGIIMERTIKSAVAENNNKSAKAGTNLKIEILDYDRGLYSSRVKWRIANPQGFSASETKQLVLETQGTHGFFSVTAHTDLQENTWYMEWMNTRLNGKDPLSIQTRFSIAGTMTSTLQMNAFSIEDKGKTIDFNSLSLNISMGKNFKTMDAKCKWEGLSQGNEVVMGPVTFTSDLYQLTDMLWAGKNTVSLDQLKINDGRSDPLNLSGFTTNFETRASEDKKTMTMTMDFHMDRIELGGTPLSDWAATLKFKQIDTAALEQGIILYSKVMTQAGQQFESTGSNPGDFQNILKESMTRNTPQLMSVLKDLLKKDLGIELTGLNIALPEGKLTGNLDLSLTKDLDPSNILAFALQPDMIFSFLNLDAQLSLPYALGGGIPTLTRPLFPGMATGLFVVKDEGLSLDMHIKQEKLFLNGNQVVLTQ from the coding sequence ATGAAAAAATTGTTGATCGTTTTAATTTGTCTGGTCGTGGTCTGTGCCGCAGGGCTGCCCATTGCCAATGGCATCATCATGGAACGTACGATTAAATCGGCTGTGGCGGAAAATAACAATAAATCCGCCAAGGCCGGTACAAATCTTAAAATCGAAATTCTTGACTATGACCGGGGGCTGTATTCTTCACGTGTAAAGTGGCGCATTGCAAATCCCCAGGGGTTTTCGGCCAGCGAGACAAAACAGCTGGTTCTGGAGACCCAAGGAACGCACGGATTTTTTAGTGTGACTGCCCACACAGACCTTCAGGAAAATACCTGGTACATGGAATGGATGAACACCCGTTTAAACGGCAAAGATCCGTTGTCCATTCAGACGCGGTTTTCCATTGCAGGCACCATGACTTCCACGTTACAGATGAACGCCTTTTCCATCGAAGACAAGGGAAAAACAATAGATTTCAATTCCTTGAGTCTTAATATATCCATGGGAAAAAATTTCAAGACCATGGACGCAAAATGCAAATGGGAGGGCTTATCCCAGGGCAATGAAGTGGTCATGGGCCCGGTGACGTTCACTTCGGATCTGTACCAGCTCACAGACATGCTCTGGGCCGGCAAAAATACCGTCTCACTGGATCAGTTGAAAATCAATGACGGCAGATCAGATCCCCTGAATCTTTCAGGATTCACCACAAACTTTGAAACACGGGCATCCGAAGATAAAAAAACCATGACAATGACCATGGATTTTCACATGGACCGCATCGAACTGGGCGGCACGCCTTTATCCGACTGGGCAGCCACCCTTAAGTTCAAACAAATTGATACGGCAGCCTTGGAACAGGGCATCATTCTGTATTCAAAAGTGATGACCCAGGCAGGTCAACAGTTTGAAAGCACAGGCAGTAATCCCGGTGATTTCCAAAATATTTTAAAGGAATCAATGACCCGGAACACGCCCCAGCTCATGTCGGTATTAAAAGACCTGCTTAAAAAGGATCTGGGTATAGAACTCACAGGCCTGAATATCGCGCTGCCCGAGGGAAAACTAACCGGAAACCTGGATCTTAGTTTAACAAAAGATTTGGACCCCTCTAATATTTTGGCTTTTGCCTTGCAACCGGATATGATTTTTTCATTTTTAAACTTGGATGCCCAACTGAGTCTGCCCTATGCTTTAGGCGGCGGAATCCCTACGCTGACCCGACCGCTGTTCCCTGGAATGGCCACCGGGTTGTTCGTTGTTAAAGACGAAGGGTTATCCCTTGATATGCACATCAAGCAAGAAAAACTGTTTCTCAATGGAAACCAGGTGGTACTGACACAATAA
- a CDS encoding Hsp20/alpha crystallin family protein — translation MEKIEIRFGNHIETPATEEKSFEEMFQSVNPMFCFSKRIWRPQMDIFETREEIIIQAEIAGVSRENMVVELSDKAVKISGVRKSNQPDPTATYRLAEIQFGRFERVLYLPSVIDIEKVSASYANGFLQLKLGKQLKANYSSEPKMPIDFL, via the coding sequence ATGGAAAAGATAGAAATTCGATTTGGGAATCATATTGAGACACCGGCCACGGAAGAAAAATCTTTTGAAGAGATGTTTCAGTCCGTTAACCCCATGTTCTGCTTTTCAAAACGGATCTGGCGCCCCCAGATGGATATTTTTGAAACAAGGGAAGAGATCATCATCCAGGCTGAAATCGCAGGCGTCAGCCGGGAGAACATGGTTGTGGAACTATCGGATAAAGCAGTAAAAATTTCCGGGGTGCGCAAAAGCAACCAGCCGGATCCCACCGCCACTTACAGGCTTGCTGAAATCCAGTTCGGCCGTTTTGAGCGGGTTCTGTATCTACCCAGTGTCATTGACATAGAAAAAGTATCTGCATCATATGCCAACGGTTTTTTACAACTGAAATTAGGAAAACAGCTCAAGGCAAATTATTCTTCAGAACCCAAAATGCCTATTGATTTTTTATAA
- the gmhB gene encoding D-glycero-beta-D-manno-heptose 1,7-bisphosphate 7-phosphatase — MTEYTVFLDRDGVINHDSDAYIKHPDEFHFIPQSPDAIALLTAKGFQVILITNQSAVGRGMISRQTLDDILTKMTRGVERAGGRIKDIFFCPHTPDQGCDCRKPKPGMILRAAAAHGINLEKSVMVGDSAKDIECGKNAGCAKTILVKTGNPEKALAALTAKGIAPDFLARDLYEAACWITANLTCGNTAS, encoded by the coding sequence ATGACCGAATATACAGTTTTTCTGGACCGGGATGGTGTAATCAACCACGATTCCGACGCCTATATCAAACACCCTGATGAATTCCATTTCATACCCCAAAGCCCCGACGCCATTGCCCTTTTGACGGCAAAAGGTTTCCAGGTGATTCTCATTACCAATCAATCGGCGGTGGGGCGTGGCATGATATCCCGACAGACCCTTGATGACATTTTAACGAAGATGACCCGGGGCGTGGAACGGGCCGGTGGCCGGATCAAGGATATATTTTTCTGCCCCCACACCCCGGACCAGGGATGCGACTGCAGGAAACCCAAGCCCGGAATGATCCTTCGGGCAGCGGCAGCCCATGGCATTAATTTGGAAAAATCCGTTATGGTGGGAGATTCCGCCAAGGATATTGAGTGCGGTAAAAATGCCGGGTGCGCCAAAACCATCCTGGTGAAGACCGGCAACCCAGAAAAAGCGTTGGCCGCGTTGACGGCCAAAGGCATTGCCCCCGATTTTCTTGCCCGGGATCTTTATGAGGCCGCGTGCTGGATCACCGCCAATCTTACCTGTGGCAATACAGCTTCATGA
- a CDS encoding ATP-dependent RecD-like DNA helicase yields MITISGTLSRITFQNPENHYTVCRLTVPKVADAITVVGHLPGVAQGERLKLKGTWISHPKYGEQFKADSFEVTLPSSMSGIRKYLSSGIIPGIHQELADRIVDTFGEQTLEIIENDPAQLLDVYGIGKTKQKMIETAWNTHHSVRRVMEVLQGTAIDSAKAAAILKTYGNNALEVLTKDPFRIARDIPAIGFADVDELARQLGTENQAEERLKTCLVCCLLDLEQDGHVFEPKENLIRICAQKTGVPQEEIIDALLSLDADNEVVIDKERVYLAPLHKAEAGIARRIKVLLSMPNPKVGIDEDVIQAQVLSAMAVQLSQEQLDVVTRIMGQKISIITGGPGTGKTTLIKALCVVFKTLHLKVMLSAPTGRAARRLSEVTGRKAKTLHKLLGFNQETESFEHDFTNPLDLDLLVVDEASMVDTQLMYRLSEALPAGAGLILVGDTFQLPSVGPGNVLSDIIDSEQVAVFPLTRIFRQARKSPIVMHAHSIRNGQMPDIKSATPDQPSQFYFIETGTPSRVADTICELCAKRIPKAFPNIRETQVLTPMHRGEAGTINLNQRLQTVLNDTPGGIESHSHTFKTGDKVMHLKNNYDKEVFNGDIGRVVEADKSTGEVLVDYDGRVVAYDLPELDELTLAYAISVHKSQGSEYDAVIIALTTAHFPLLQRNLLYTAMTRGKFLVIIVGSTRAFKTAFDNNRTALRRSGLKDRLEENQ; encoded by the coding sequence ATGATTACTATCAGCGGAACCCTGTCCCGGATTACATTCCAGAATCCGGAAAACCACTACACTGTATGCCGTCTGACCGTGCCCAAAGTGGCCGATGCCATCACGGTGGTCGGGCATCTGCCCGGCGTGGCCCAGGGAGAACGGCTCAAACTTAAAGGCACATGGATCAGTCATCCCAAATACGGAGAGCAGTTCAAGGCAGACTCCTTTGAAGTCACCCTGCCTTCGTCCATGTCAGGTATTCGAAAATACCTGAGCTCGGGTATTATTCCCGGTATTCACCAGGAGTTGGCCGACAGGATCGTGGACACCTTCGGGGAGCAGACCCTGGAGATTATTGAAAACGACCCGGCCCAGTTACTTGATGTATACGGCATCGGCAAAACCAAGCAAAAAATGATCGAGACGGCCTGGAATACCCACCATTCAGTACGGCGGGTCATGGAAGTGCTGCAAGGCACAGCCATTGATTCGGCAAAGGCTGCAGCCATCCTTAAAACATATGGCAACAATGCCCTGGAGGTGTTGACCAAAGATCCCTTCCGCATTGCCCGGGATATCCCTGCCATCGGCTTTGCTGATGTAGACGAACTGGCAAGGCAGCTGGGCACGGAAAATCAGGCAGAAGAACGGCTTAAAACATGTCTGGTATGCTGCCTGCTGGACCTGGAACAGGACGGCCATGTGTTTGAACCCAAAGAGAACCTGATCCGGATCTGTGCCCAAAAGACAGGAGTGCCCCAAGAAGAAATTATAGATGCACTATTGTCTCTGGATGCGGATAACGAGGTGGTGATTGACAAAGAGCGGGTCTATCTTGCGCCGCTGCACAAGGCCGAAGCCGGCATTGCCCGACGGATCAAGGTGCTTTTATCCATGCCTAATCCAAAGGTCGGCATTGACGAAGATGTGATCCAGGCCCAGGTGCTCTCGGCCATGGCGGTCCAATTGTCCCAGGAGCAGCTGGATGTGGTGACCCGGATTATGGGCCAGAAAATTTCCATTATCACCGGCGGGCCCGGCACAGGGAAAACCACGCTGATCAAGGCCTTATGCGTTGTATTCAAAACCCTTCACCTGAAGGTGATGCTCTCGGCCCCCACGGGGCGTGCGGCCCGGCGCCTGTCCGAAGTGACCGGGCGAAAGGCCAAAACCCTTCACAAACTTTTGGGCTTTAACCAGGAGACGGAATCCTTTGAACACGATTTCACCAATCCCCTGGACCTGGACCTTCTGGTGGTGGATGAAGCATCCATGGTGGATACCCAGCTCATGTACCGGCTCTCCGAGGCGCTGCCTGCCGGAGCCGGGCTGATTCTGGTGGGGGACACCTTTCAGTTGCCCTCGGTTGGACCGGGTAATGTGTTGTCCGATATCATTGATTCAGAACAAGTGGCAGTGTTTCCCCTGACCCGAATTTTCCGCCAGGCCCGGAAAAGCCCCATTGTCATGCATGCCCACAGTATCCGAAACGGACAGATGCCCGACATTAAATCGGCAACGCCCGACCAGCCCTCCCAATTCTATTTTATCGAAACCGGCACCCCGTCCCGTGTGGCAGATACCATCTGTGAACTGTGCGCCAAAAGAATACCCAAAGCCTTTCCAAATATCCGTGAAACCCAGGTGCTTACCCCCATGCACCGGGGAGAAGCCGGCACCATCAACCTGAACCAGCGGCTGCAGACGGTTTTAAATGATACCCCCGGCGGCATTGAGTCCCACAGCCACACGTTTAAGACCGGTGATAAGGTCATGCATCTGAAGAACAATTATGATAAAGAGGTATTTAACGGGGATATCGGCCGGGTAGTCGAGGCGGACAAATCCACAGGAGAAGTCCTTGTGGATTATGACGGCAGGGTCGTGGCCTATGACCTGCCGGAACTGGACGAACTGACCCTGGCCTATGCCATCTCGGTGCATAAATCTCAAGGGTCGGAATACGATGCCGTTATCATTGCCTTGACCACGGCACATTTTCCCCTCCTTCAAAGGAACCTGCTCTATACGGCCATGACCCGTGGAAAATTTCTTGTCATTATTGTGGGATCCACCCGGGCCTTTAAAACGGCCTTTGACAATAACAGGACCGCATTGCGGCGGTCCGGACTGAAAGATCGCCTGGAGGAAAACCAATGA
- the lon gene encoding endopeptidase La yields the protein MDELNHPSVPITTDDIPDELPILPIVDTNLFPKMVLPLVLIQKEAIDLIDEAMSGNRMLGLLLSKRSDIDSRHTSDDLCRIGTVAVILKMSKMEDEKAQLLIQGLNRFKVLEFLENRNYMHAGIAVLKSRNNERHKENRALMANIVEQYEKIVTLSPGLPAEISQMVKTLQEPSALADMVASTINAPVNEKQKVLELIDVTRRLKKVTRLVNDQLEILEMGSKIQSQVKEDMDKRQREYYLRQQLKTIKEELGEGEQDSVEIREYRTLLRENPMPEEATKEAERELERLGRMHPSSSEYVVSSTYLDWLTSLPWNKYAENRLDIARARKILDQDHYGLEKPKKRILEFLAVRKLKQDSKGPILCFAGPPGTGKTSLGQSIARALGRKFVRIALGGVRDEAEIRGHRRTYVGAMPGRIIQHLRTAGEKNPVFMLDEIDKVNSSYHGDPSSALLEVLDPEQNQHFVDHYLDVPFDLSDVMFLTTANVLHTIPPPLRDRMEVLELTGYTQEEKLKIATRYIIPKQREANGINSGQIKITPAAVKQIISGYTRESGLRNLERQVGAVCRGVAAKIAEDQVEHLTIGRKELPEYLGPIQNMPDTATRINVPGVAVGLAWTAVGGEVLFVEAVAMKGGKGLTLTGQLGDVMKESASTALSFIRSNADRMDVDEAFFESHDIHIHVPEGAIPKDGPSAGVTMLTALASLITNRRVKSRLAMTGEITLRGEVLPVGGIKDKVIAAHRAGIRSLILPLWNEKDMEDVPEHIQSTMTFYFTEKMEDVLRTALEEKK from the coding sequence ATGGATGAATTAAACCATCCCTCCGTCCCCATCACCACTGACGACATACCTGACGAACTACCCATTCTTCCTATAGTGGATACCAATTTGTTTCCCAAAATGGTATTGCCCCTGGTGTTAATTCAGAAAGAAGCCATTGACCTGATTGACGAGGCCATGTCCGGCAACCGTATGCTCGGCCTTTTGCTGTCAAAACGTTCGGATATTGATTCCAGACATACCTCCGACGATCTGTGCCGGATTGGTACCGTCGCCGTCATTCTTAAAATGTCCAAAATGGAAGACGAAAAGGCCCAGCTGCTGATCCAGGGATTAAACCGGTTCAAGGTATTGGAATTCCTTGAAAACCGAAATTACATGCATGCCGGCATCGCTGTTCTCAAAAGTCGCAACAACGAACGGCACAAGGAAAACCGGGCACTGATGGCCAACATTGTTGAACAATACGAAAAGATCGTGACGCTTTCGCCGGGGCTGCCGGCTGAGATAAGTCAGATGGTCAAAACCCTCCAAGAACCCAGCGCCCTTGCGGATATGGTGGCCTCCACCATTAATGCCCCGGTGAATGAGAAGCAAAAGGTCCTTGAACTCATTGATGTGACCCGCCGATTAAAAAAGGTCACCCGGCTGGTCAATGATCAGCTTGAGATCCTTGAAATGGGGTCTAAAATTCAAAGTCAGGTCAAAGAGGATATGGACAAGCGCCAGCGCGAATATTACCTGCGCCAGCAGCTCAAAACCATTAAAGAGGAACTTGGGGAGGGCGAACAGGACTCCGTGGAGATCCGGGAATACAGAACCCTGCTCCGGGAAAACCCCATGCCCGAAGAGGCCACAAAAGAGGCCGAGCGTGAACTGGAGCGCCTTGGCAGGATGCATCCCTCTTCTTCGGAATATGTTGTATCCTCCACCTATCTGGACTGGCTAACCTCCCTGCCCTGGAACAAATATGCCGAAAACCGGCTGGATATTGCCAGGGCCAGAAAAATTCTGGACCAGGACCATTACGGCCTTGAAAAGCCCAAAAAAAGAATATTGGAATTTCTGGCCGTGCGTAAACTCAAGCAAGATTCCAAGGGCCCGATCCTGTGCTTTGCAGGTCCCCCCGGCACGGGGAAAACCTCCCTGGGCCAATCCATTGCCAGGGCCCTGGGCCGAAAATTTGTCCGCATCGCATTAGGGGGCGTACGGGACGAAGCTGAGATCCGCGGCCACCGGCGGACCTATGTGGGGGCCATGCCCGGAAGAATCATTCAGCATCTAAGAACTGCCGGGGAAAAGAACCCTGTGTTTATGCTGGACGAGATCGATAAGGTCAACTCCTCCTACCATGGTGATCCCTCATCCGCCCTGCTTGAAGTCCTTGACCCCGAGCAGAACCAGCATTTTGTTGACCACTACCTGGATGTGCCCTTTGATTTGTCCGATGTCATGTTTCTGACCACGGCAAATGTGCTGCACACCATCCCGCCCCCCCTGCGGGACAGAATGGAGGTGTTGGAACTCACCGGGTATACCCAGGAGGAAAAGCTTAAAATCGCCACCCGGTATATCATCCCCAAACAGCGGGAGGCCAACGGCATCAATTCCGGCCAGATCAAGATAACGCCGGCTGCGGTTAAACAGATTATTTCCGGATATACCCGGGAATCGGGCCTGCGCAACCTGGAACGTCAGGTGGGCGCCGTATGCCGGGGGGTTGCCGCTAAGATCGCCGAAGACCAGGTGGAACATCTGACCATCGGCCGCAAGGAACTTCCCGAATACCTGGGCCCCATCCAGAACATGCCCGATACCGCCACCCGGATCAACGTGCCGGGCGTGGCCGTGGGGCTTGCCTGGACTGCCGTCGGGGGAGAGGTGCTTTTTGTGGAAGCCGTGGCCATGAAAGGCGGCAAAGGCCTGACGCTCACCGGGCAGCTCGGGGATGTCATGAAGGAATCGGCATCCACCGCGTTAAGCTTCATCCGGTCCAACGCCGACCGGATGGACGTGGATGAAGCCTTCTTTGAATCCCACGATATCCACATCCATGTGCCCGAAGGGGCCATCCCCAAAGACGGCCCCTCTGCCGGGGTAACCATGCTGACCGCCCTTGCCTCTCTGATCACCAACCGGCGCGTAAAATCCCGTCTGGCCATGACTGGAGAGATCACCCTCAGGGGTGAGGTTCTGCCTGTGGGCGGCATCAAGGACAAGGTAATTGCAGCGCACAGGGCCGGTATCCGCAGTTTGATTCTGCCCCTTTGGAATGAAAAAGATATGGAAGATGTGCCTGAACATATTCAATCCACAATGACCTTCTACTTCACCGAGAAGATGGAAGATGTTCTTCGGACGGCCCTGGAAGAAAAAAAATGA